Proteins encoded within one genomic window of Candidatus Kryptoniota bacterium:
- the mraZ gene encoding division/cell wall cluster transcriptional repressor MraZ: protein MSSFKGRYEYVLDSKGRLSIPAKLRKSVSSEAHDTFVVTRGVEKCLYVYPLDEWRRLEDKLRALNQFLEKHRYFTRTLLMWASEEFPLDSQARITIPKNLLEFAEIEKDVVIIGALERIELWSKKSFHEYLNSQPENYASVVEQIMAVNVPK from the coding sequence ATGTCGTCATTCAAAGGTCGATACGAATACGTTCTGGACTCCAAAGGTCGACTGAGTATCCCCGCAAAACTAAGGAAAAGCGTTTCCTCCGAAGCGCATGATACCTTTGTCGTAACCAGAGGAGTCGAGAAATGCCTCTATGTTTACCCCCTCGATGAATGGCGGCGGCTGGAAGACAAGCTCCGCGCCCTCAACCAATTTCTGGAGAAGCACAGATACTTCACCAGAACCCTCCTTATGTGGGCTTCTGAGGAATTTCCCCTAGACTCACAAGCACGTATAACAATCCCTAAAAACCTCTTGGAATTCGCCGAAATCGAAAAAGACGTCGTGATTATCGGAGCCCTCGAGAGGATAGAACTCTGGAGCAAGAAATCGTTCCATGAGTACCTAAACTCTCAACCCGAAAATTATGCGAGCGTTGTCGAACAAATCATGGCTGTGAATGTCCCTAAGTAA